A region from the Paludicola sp. MB14-C6 genome encodes:
- the ispF gene encoding 2-C-methyl-D-erythritol 2,4-cyclodiphosphate synthase: MPRIGHGYDVHKLVKDRKLILGGVNIEHDVGLLGHSDADVLTHSIMDALLGAAGLGDIGLHFPDTDSQYKNADSILLLKHVIQILKQKNYKISNLDCTIIAQAPKLRPFINQMTLNIANACEIDSNQVNIKATTEEGLGFTGEKAGIASHCVCIIE, encoded by the coding sequence ATGCCTAGAATTGGTCATGGCTATGATGTGCATAAATTAGTCAAGGACAGAAAGCTGATTCTTGGAGGAGTCAATATTGAACATGATGTTGGCTTGCTTGGACATTCTGATGCGGATGTTTTAACCCACTCTATAATGGATGCATTATTGGGAGCTGCAGGACTAGGCGATATTGGACTTCATTTTCCGGATACTGATTCTCAGTATAAAAATGCAGACAGTATTTTACTCCTAAAACACGTAATTCAAATACTAAAGCAAAAGAATTACAAAATATCTAATTTAGATTGTACAATTATTGCGCAAGCGCCAAAATTAAGACCTTTTATTAACCAAATGACTTTAAATATAGCCAATGCATGTGAAATTGATAGTAACCAAGTCAATATAAAAGCCACAACTGAAGAAGGGCTTGGTTTTACCGGTGAAAAAGCTGGAATTGCTT
- a CDS encoding CAP domain-containing protein — protein MKKKYVILMTSVLVFVIMAIVVYTMNFSFLKNTASKNSEKNSTAVETMKDISQQSNENQETSSDITKASSTNENSSSQKVSTSKNNASSQAVEKAATTKPSNTNSTTATRQNTNSISKPAPPPPPKLPITSSDFSQFQTRVLDLVNQERAKAGLNPLTLNAKLSSVATKKSQDMADLNYFDHTSPTYGSPFDMMKQFGVSYQTAGENIAKGQTSPEQVMDGWMNSPGHRANILNASFTQLGVGVVKNANGQLIWTQMFIG, from the coding sequence ATGAAAAAAAAGTATGTAATTTTAATGACTTCAGTGCTTGTCTTTGTAATAATGGCAATCGTTGTTTATACAATGAATTTTAGTTTTCTAAAAAATACTGCTTCGAAAAATAGCGAAAAGAACAGTACAGCAGTAGAAACAATGAAAGACATATCACAACAATCGAATGAAAATCAAGAAACATCTTCTGATATAACAAAAGCTAGTTCTACAAATGAAAATAGTAGTTCACAAAAGGTAAGTACATCTAAGAATAATGCAAGTAGTCAAGCAGTTGAAAAAGCTGCAACTACAAAACCAAGTAATACGAATTCAACTACTGCGACAAGGCAAAATACAAATTCAATTTCAAAACCAGCTCCACCTCCTCCTCCAAAACTACCTATTACATCTAGTGATTTTTCACAATTTCAAACTAGAGTTTTAGATCTTGTGAATCAGGAAAGGGCAAAAGCAGGATTGAATCCATTAACACTAAATGCAAAATTAAGTTCTGTTGCTACTAAAAAATCTCAAGATATGGCAGACCTTAATTATTTTGATCACACTTCGCCAACATACGGTTCTCCATTCGATATGATGAAACAATTCGGAGTATCCTATCAAACTGCAGGTGAAAACATTGCCAAAGGTCAAACATCACCTGAACAAGTAATGGATGGTTGGATGAATTCTCCTGGTCATAGAGCAAACATTTTAAATGCTAGCTTTACTCAACTAGGTGTTGGAGTTGTGAAAAATGCAAATGGTCAGTTAATTTGGACACAAATGTTTATTGGATAA
- a CDS encoding formate/nitrite transporter family protein: protein MTIQKNFLSGIMSGIYISLGATLYLYIENHIIGAMFFTLGIFLVSSFYNYLFTRVVPLSTATKEYNAIDIAIAYVGNFIGTFVYAFLLSNTRLANKLKHTIDIVATSKMKDSFLSLIIMGIFCAVMVGYGVLASVKYKDNKIVVLTFYFILVAGFVILGFDHIVANFFYYSFYSLLFGFKLAILPAALAVTIGNLIGGLLIGYLYQIEQKINN, encoded by the coding sequence TTGACAATTCAAAAAAATTTTTTAAGTGGAATTATGTCAGGAATTTATATTTCACTTGGAGCAACGTTATATTTATACATTGAAAACCATATTATTGGTGCTATGTTTTTTACATTAGGAATCTTTTTAGTGTCTAGCTTTTATAACTATCTATTCACAAGAGTTGTACCACTGTCAACAGCAACAAAAGAATATAATGCAATAGACATTGCGATTGCGTATGTCGGTAACTTTATCGGAACTTTTGTTTATGCATTTTTGTTAAGCAATACAAGGTTAGCAAATAAGCTAAAGCACACAATTGATATAGTGGCAACCAGTAAAATGAAAGATAGCTTTTTAAGTTTAATTATAATGGGTATATTTTGTGCTGTGATGGTTGGCTACGGTGTATTGGCATCAGTAAAATATAAGGATAATAAAATTGTTGTTTTAACTTTTTATTTTATTTTAGTTGCAGGTTTTGTAATTTTAGGATTTGACCATATTGTTGCAAACTTTTTTTATTATTCTTTTTATTCACTTCTATTTGGATTTAAGTTGGCTATCCTGCCTGCAGCACTTGCAGTTACGATTGGTAACTTAATTGGAGGTTTACTGATTGGTTATCTTTATCAAATTGAACAAAAAATAAACAATTAG
- a CDS encoding DUF47 domain-containing protein translates to MKRENDYFKTFVKLVDYSCSASKLLHEIFSDYGSHNLEERMQQMHAVEHSADDEKHEMMKKLVREFITPIEREDIIALSQEIDDVTDTIEDVVIRLYMYNVHSIRADALEFSSVILKCCEALKVCMEEFYNFNKSTIIHELIVKVNGYEEDADKLYCKAVRNLFIENPDSTEIIIWKEIYEKLEKCCDSCEHVANVVESIIMKNT, encoded by the coding sequence ATGAAACGTGAAAACGATTATTTTAAAACCTTTGTCAAATTAGTTGACTACTCATGCAGTGCATCAAAACTGCTACATGAAATTTTTTCTGATTATGGTTCACATAATTTAGAAGAAAGAATGCAACAAATGCATGCTGTAGAGCATTCTGCTGATGATGAAAAACATGAAATGATGAAAAAACTGGTACGTGAGTTTATAACACCAATTGAAAGAGAAGATATTATTGCTTTATCACAAGAAATTGATGATGTAACTGATACTATTGAAGATGTAGTTATTCGTCTTTATATGTATAATGTACATTCAATACGTGCTGATGCTTTGGAATTTTCATCTGTAATTTTAAAATGTTGTGAAGCATTGAAAGTATGCATGGAAGAATTTTATAATTTCAATAAATCTACAATCATTCATGAGCTAATTGTAAAAGTAAATGGTTATGAAGAAGATGCTGATAAATTATATTGTAAAGCCGTTCGTAATTTATTCATTGAAAACCCAGATTCAACTGAAATCATTATTTGGAAAGAAATTTACGAAAAACTAGAAAAATGTTGTGACTCTTGTGAGCATGTTGCAAATGTAGTTGAATCAATTATTATGAAAAATACTTAA
- a CDS encoding inorganic phosphate transporter, which yields MSITLSDFISQIISNPPLLITVILTLGVILVNGWTDAPNAIATCVSTKSISPRAAIIMAAIFNFLGVLVMTTINSTVAMTIYNMVDFKGNTHNAFVALCAAMFAIVIWAVTAWYFGIPTSESHALIAGISGAAIALQNGLSGINGSEWMKVLYGLVLSTFLGFALGWITTKVITLICKRMDRRKTNGFFKNGQVAGGAMMAFMHGAQDGQKFMGVFMLGIFLANGQGDVTNFTIPIWLMVLCSAVMGIGTSIGGYRIIKAVGMDMVKLEKYQGFSADVAATGCLLLSSLTGVPVSTTHTKTTAIMGVGAAKRLSCVNWSVVKEMVLTWVLTFPGCGLIAYVFTKVFIMIF from the coding sequence ATGTCAATCACACTTAGCGACTTCATTTCACAGATTATAAGTAATCCACCACTACTAATAACCGTAATTTTAACTTTAGGTGTAATTTTAGTTAACGGCTGGACTGATGCTCCGAATGCAATTGCAACTTGTGTGTCAACAAAATCAATAAGTCCAAGAGCAGCAATTATAATGGCGGCAATTTTTAATTTCCTTGGCGTATTGGTAATGACGACAATTAACAGTACAGTTGCAATGACTATTTATAACATGGTTGATTTTAAAGGCAATACACATAATGCATTTGTCGCTTTATGTGCAGCTATGTTTGCAATTGTAATTTGGGCGGTGACAGCTTGGTATTTTGGAATACCAACAAGTGAAAGCCATGCATTGATTGCTGGTATTTCAGGTGCGGCAATTGCACTACAAAATGGTTTATCCGGTATCAATGGTAGCGAATGGATGAAAGTTTTATATGGATTAGTGCTTTCTACATTTTTAGGCTTTGCATTAGGCTGGATAACAACAAAAGTGATAACTTTAATTTGTAAACGTATGGATCGTAGAAAAACGAATGGTTTCTTTAAAAATGGACAAGTAGCAGGCGGTGCTATGATGGCTTTTATGCATGGAGCTCAGGATGGACAGAAATTCATGGGAGTTTTTATGCTAGGTATCTTTTTAGCAAATGGGCAAGGTGACGTTACCAACTTTACGATTCCAATTTGGTTGATGGTATTATGTTCTGCAGTAATGGGTATTGGAACTTCAATTGGAGGTTATCGTATTATTAAGGCTGTTGGAATGGATATGGTTAAACTTGAAAAATACCAAGGCTTTTCTGCTGATGTTGCAGCAACAGGCTGTTTATTATTATCTTCATTAACAGGTGTTCCTGTTAGTACAACTCATACAAAGACAACAGCTATTATGGGCGTAGGTGCTGCTAAAAGGCTATCTTGTGTAAACTGGAGTGTAGTAAAAGAAATGGTATTAACTTGGGTTTTAACTTTCCCTGGTTGTGGATTGATAGCCTATGTATTTACAAAAGTATTTATTATGATTTTTTAA
- a CDS encoding DUF3892 domain-containing protein yields the protein MNEFNIKKLPLLANKQNPIPNPDAQKITAVVKHGNQISGYQLSNGDILTKEQGVDLAKSGGIKGVGIATNKGNEYLRSLPDESEGNNLSSLPVIND from the coding sequence ATGAATGAATTTAACATAAAAAAATTACCGTTATTAGCTAATAAGCAAAACCCAATTCCAAATCCGGATGCTCAAAAAATTACTGCTGTTGTTAAGCATGGCAATCAAATTAGTGGGTATCAATTATCAAACGGAGACATTTTAACCAAGGAACAAGGTGTTGATTTAGCAAAATCAGGTGGAATAAAAGGTGTAGGAATAGCAACTAATAAAGGGAATGAATATTTACGCAGCCTTCCAGATGAAAGTGAAGGCAACAATCTTTCCAGCTTACCTGTAATAAACGATTAA
- a CDS encoding class I SAM-dependent methyltransferase translates to MDNRTFFNSIADKWDEIAQHDPEKINVILDFVQIKPNSNILDVGTGTGIMIPYYNERILGNGSIVAVDIAENMIELAKQKNKDTNVKFLTGDILKINLPIKQFDYIFCYSMFPHFEDKEKAISVLAGYLALNGKLIICHSQSRDEINELHKSPCQVAESSYLPTAPKIQDYFKKALLTPIQTVDNAEIFVLIAQKL, encoded by the coding sequence ATGGATAACCGCACTTTTTTTAATTCGATTGCAGATAAATGGGATGAAATCGCTCAACATGATCCTGAAAAAATAAATGTTATTTTAGATTTTGTTCAAATAAAGCCTAATTCCAATATACTCGATGTTGGAACAGGAACCGGTATAATGATACCATATTATAATGAGCGTATTTTAGGCAACGGTAGCATAGTAGCAGTAGATATTGCCGAAAACATGATTGAATTAGCGAAGCAAAAAAACAAAGATACTAATGTAAAGTTTTTAACTGGAGATATTTTGAAAATCAACTTGCCTATTAAACAATTTGACTATATTTTTTGTTATTCAATGTTTCCTCATTTTGAAGATAAAGAAAAAGCTATTTCTGTTTTAGCAGGTTATTTAGCCCTAAATGGTAAATTGATTATATGTCATTCGCAAAGCAGGGACGAGATTAACGAATTACATAAATCTCCTTGTCAAGTTGCGGAATCAAGCTATTTGCCAACTGCCCCAAAAATACAAGATTATTTTAAAAAAGCTTTGTTAACACCAATCCAAACGGTTGATAATGCTGAAATTTTTGTTTTAATTGCACAAAAATTATAA
- a CDS encoding ATP-binding protein codes for MANENFMRALKIISQREQKARRIANQRYDEVCLKIPYIKDLYQKLALTSLKVIRTVFNEFNTETQITSIKNENLAIQNEIKDILIQNGYTPDYLDTHFYCSQCDDTGYVDGVKCSCLTDVLTELNVQELNKRTTVSTSNFQNFYLKYYSDIPDERTGVSPKKIMSNILDFCTRYAQTFSIDSPSVLMIGETGLGKTHLSLAIADTIAHKGYRALYVSSLDLFRTLQDEYFGKGEDGANTMQTVLDADLIIIDDLGAEFESQFNTSSLYNIINSRLNLNKPTIINTNLMLNELDSRYNKRVASRLMTLYKCLKFVGKDIRQIKLKNNEI; via the coding sequence ATGGCAAATGAAAACTTTATGAGAGCGTTAAAGATTATCTCTCAAAGGGAACAAAAAGCAAGACGTATTGCCAATCAACGATACGATGAAGTTTGTCTCAAAATTCCATATATCAAAGACTTATATCAGAAACTTGCACTAACCAGTTTAAAAGTGATACGTACCGTTTTTAATGAATTTAATACGGAAACTCAAATTACGAGTATTAAAAATGAAAATTTAGCAATTCAAAATGAGATTAAAGATATACTAATTCAAAATGGATATACCCCAGATTACTTAGACACACATTTTTATTGCTCTCAATGCGATGATACAGGATATGTAGACGGTGTAAAGTGTTCTTGCTTAACAGATGTTTTAACAGAACTAAACGTTCAAGAGTTAAACAAACGAACAACCGTATCAACATCTAATTTTCAAAATTTTTATTTAAAATATTATAGCGATATTCCCGATGAACGTACAGGTGTTTCACCTAAAAAAATAATGAGCAATATACTAGACTTTTGCACAAGATATGCCCAAACTTTTTCTATAGATTCGCCAAGTGTTTTAATGATTGGAGAAACCGGTTTGGGCAAAACACATTTATCACTTGCAATTGCAGATACAATTGCCCATAAAGGTTATCGTGCTTTATATGTATCTTCTCTCGATTTATTTCGAACTTTGCAAGATGAATATTTTGGCAAAGGGGAAGACGGAGCCAACACAATGCAAACAGTTTTAGATGCAGATTTAATTATTATTGATGATCTTGGAGCCGAGTTCGAAAGTCAGTTTAATACTTCCTCTCTATACAATATTATAAATTCAAGATTAAATTTAAATAAACCTACTATTATCAACACAAATTTAATGTTGAATGAATTAGACAGTAGATACAATAAGCGTGTTGCATCGAGACTAATGACGTTGTATAAATGTTTGAAATTTGTCGGTAAAGACATTCGACAGATTAAACTAAAAAATAACGAAATATAA
- a CDS encoding DnaD domain protein, which translates to MSYKINFESYQNNFAIPKSIIDDSFESLDPIYLKVILLIFKNADKSYSSNLLSNLLNVSEGKINKAIQYWIEKQLLIPIETEKVNPSVVLLSKAAQPQNIQQQAIISSKELTYLLECMENLLQRPITSVEHKTIVHILEFIRLPADVVLMALEYCVSIDKVNARYIEKVCANWADNGIVTHELAEQYLNLLKKSKTNQCKVQKIFGIDTRALTDSEREFINRWFDQYGFDLDMIKYAYEKTIASIGKLAFPYINKILLSWHEKGYKTIEEVMGVESEPRKANKKNSQNASYDVDELDRFWDNVPKLK; encoded by the coding sequence ATGTCATATAAAATTAATTTCGAATCCTATCAAAATAATTTTGCCATACCTAAAAGCATAATTGATGATTCTTTTGAAAGTTTAGATCCGATTTATTTAAAGGTTATTTTATTGATTTTTAAAAACGCAGATAAAAGCTATAGCTCCAATTTACTTTCAAATTTATTAAATGTATCCGAAGGCAAAATTAACAAAGCAATACAATACTGGATTGAAAAACAGTTACTAATACCCATTGAAACAGAAAAAGTAAACCCCTCTGTCGTTTTGCTTTCCAAAGCCGCACAACCGCAAAACATTCAGCAACAAGCTATTATTTCAAGTAAAGAACTTACTTATTTATTAGAGTGTATGGAAAATTTATTGCAGCGACCTATTACCTCAGTAGAGCATAAAACGATAGTACATATTCTAGAATTTATTAGGTTGCCAGCTGACGTTGTTTTAATGGCACTTGAATATTGTGTTTCTATTGATAAAGTTAATGCACGTTATATTGAAAAAGTATGTGCTAATTGGGCGGATAATGGCATTGTAACACATGAATTAGCGGAGCAATATTTAAATTTATTAAAAAAATCAAAAACAAATCAATGTAAAGTACAGAAAATATTTGGAATTGATACGAGGGCATTAACAGATTCTGAACGAGAATTTATCAATAGATGGTTTGACCAATATGGATTTGACCTTGATATGATAAAATATGCGTATGAAAAAACGATTGCATCAATAGGCAAGCTTGCCTTTCCTTATATAAACAAGATTCTTCTTTCTTGGCACGAAAAAGGTTATAAAACAATAGAAGAAGTTATGGGCGTGGAATCGGAACCAAGAAAAGCGAATAAAAAGAATTCCCAAAATGCATCGTATGATGTTGATGAACTTGATCGATTTTGGGATAATGTGCCTAAATTAAAATAA
- a CDS encoding DUF4364 family protein, with amino-acid sequence MSKETIVPGIGIGGLKDKYDIKILICYLLHTIQTPLSRDQLNYVFQDDQIVNYFSFCDALAELLETNHIQTKRQCNQEVFELNALGVETAKQLYQSLPTSLRDRVVTTAMKLLANIKNEKENEVIIKPYKNGYLVKCTIHEINFDLMSYEVFVPDLLQAEKIKVKFQEKPSKIYQGLIQLLLDD; translated from the coding sequence ATGAGCAAAGAAACAATTGTTCCTGGAATTGGAATTGGCGGTTTGAAAGATAAATATGACATTAAAATTTTAATATGCTATTTACTCCACACAATACAAACACCTCTTTCAAGAGATCAGCTTAATTATGTATTTCAAGATGATCAAATAGTGAATTATTTTAGCTTTTGTGATGCATTGGCAGAATTATTGGAAACAAATCATATACAAACCAAAAGGCAATGCAATCAAGAAGTATTTGAGTTAAATGCTCTAGGCGTTGAAACTGCTAAACAGCTTTATCAATCATTACCAACCTCTTTAAGAGATCGAGTTGTTACAACTGCAATGAAGCTTTTAGCAAACATCAAAAATGAAAAAGAAAATGAAGTTATTATAAAGCCATATAAAAATGGGTATTTAGTAAAATGTACAATTCATGAAATTAACTTTGATTTGATGTCCTATGAAGTATTTGTTCCCGATCTATTACAAGCCGAAAAAATCAAAGTCAAGTTTCAAGAAAAGCCATCTAAAATATATCAAGGGCTCATTCAATTATTACTGGATGATTAA
- a CDS encoding IS1182 family transposase has translation MLVKAKKDRTQVEFLCLEEFIPAEHLLRKIDSAVDFCHIYDFVEDLYCKDNGRPSIDPVVLIKMVLIQHLYGISSLRKLVEEVQMNCAYRWFLGYLMTEQIPHFTTISYAFKHRFNENTIACIFNWILNEINDMGYLDPEVVFVDGTHIKANANIKKVVKKSIPVAAKHYEKQLMDEINKDREEHKKKPFDDTKPPKIEEKIINESTTDPESGVFHKGEHKKCLAYEAHTACDKKGYIVDVHVTAGNVHDSVAFDDLYDKLKENHPEIQTIVADSAYNTPYIAKRLIDDGKDLLVPYRRPMTKQGFFKKYDFSYDEYFDCVVCPNNKVLHYSTTNREGYKEFKSNPNDCKICGFRYKCTESKEFQKQYTVHVWHEYLEQVSDIRYAIKYKDLYAQRKETIERVFADAKEKYAMRYTPYRGLAQVTNWVRLKFACMNLKKLQYISGG, from the coding sequence ATGTTAGTTAAAGCTAAAAAAGACCGAACACAAGTAGAGTTTTTGTGCTTAGAAGAATTTATTCCAGCAGAACATTTGCTTAGAAAAATAGATAGTGCAGTGGATTTCTGTCATATATATGATTTCGTAGAGGATTTGTATTGTAAAGATAATGGAAGACCAAGCATAGACCCAGTAGTACTAATCAAAATGGTCTTAATACAACATTTGTATGGAATAAGTTCGTTGCGCAAATTGGTAGAAGAAGTACAAATGAACTGTGCATATCGTTGGTTTTTAGGATATTTAATGACAGAACAAATACCTCACTTTACAACAATAAGTTATGCCTTTAAACATAGATTTAACGAGAATACTATTGCATGCATTTTCAACTGGATATTGAATGAAATCAATGATATGGGATATCTTGACCCAGAGGTGGTATTTGTAGATGGAACCCATATAAAAGCAAATGCAAATATAAAAAAGGTTGTAAAGAAATCAATCCCCGTAGCAGCAAAACATTATGAGAAACAACTAATGGACGAAATCAATAAAGATAGAGAAGAACATAAAAAAAAGCCATTTGACGATACAAAGCCACCTAAAATAGAAGAAAAAATCATCAATGAATCAACCACTGACCCTGAAAGCGGTGTATTTCATAAAGGAGAGCATAAGAAATGCCTTGCTTATGAAGCACATACAGCTTGTGACAAAAAAGGCTACATTGTAGATGTTCATGTAACAGCAGGCAATGTACATGACAGCGTAGCATTCGATGATTTGTATGATAAATTAAAAGAAAACCACCCCGAAATCCAAACAATAGTGGCAGATAGTGCCTACAATACTCCCTATATTGCAAAAAGACTTATAGATGATGGAAAAGATTTATTAGTACCATATCGTAGACCAATGACAAAACAAGGCTTTTTTAAGAAATATGATTTTTCATATGATGAATATTTTGACTGTGTAGTATGTCCAAACAATAAAGTTTTACACTATTCCACCACGAATAGAGAAGGATACAAAGAATTTAAAAGCAATCCAAACGACTGTAAAATCTGTGGGTTTCGTTACAAATGCACTGAAAGTAAAGAATTCCAGAAACAATACACAGTTCATGTTTGGCATGAGTACTTAGAGCAAGTTTCAGATATTCGTTATGCAATAAAATACAAAGATCTTTATGCACAGCGAAAAGAAACGATTGAGCGAGTTTTTGCTGATGCGAAAGAAAAATACGCAATGCGTTATACACCTTATCGAGGTCTTGCCCAAGTAACAAACTGGGTTAGGCTTAAATTTGCGTGCATGAACCTTAAAAAGCTGCAATACATAAGTGGAGGGTGA
- a CDS encoding IS3 family transposase (programmed frameshift), with protein MTNYNKYEPELKEKVLRLYLEEGRTKKSLTEEYYLGQGTITYWLQQRRKECQTKPEIKQETDAYEEIRRLRKELAESQKENAFLKKGSGILCEGNRIDQYQFIQNNKEEFGLRWLLRRLNIYPNAYYNFLKDRKANYREQKTMTQRKIVEIYHATNGVQGYRMMRDLLIPYGFTYCYSTIYKYMFELGLSSIVRKKKPIYKKGIPNKIFPNLLNQNFDVEQPNMVWCTDFTYLPQKDGTMRYNCSIIDLYDRSAVATLDGNHITAELGIETLKIAIKRHKPPRGLILHSDQGSQFTSKEFNDYCQKAHIQQSMSRAGCPYDNAPMERFYNTLKNEFFNLFTFQSADEMDKGIYEFVYGWYNHVRPHTYNGGLPPAVARTAA; from the exons ATGACAAACTACAATAAGTATGAGCCAGAGCTCAAAGAAAAAGTTTTGCGTCTCTATTTGGAAGAAGGACGTACAAAGAAAAGCCTAACTGAAGAATATTATCTTGGACAAGGGACAATTACATATTGGTTGCAACAACGCCGTAAAGAATGCCAAACAAAACCTGAAATTAAACAAGAAACTGATGCTTATGAAGAAATTCGACGGTTGCGTAAAGAACTCGCTGAATCACAAAAGGAAAACGCATTTTTAAAAAAGG GCAGCGGCATTCTTTGCGAAGGAAATAGAATAGACCAGTATCAGTTTATCCAGAATAATAAAGAAGAGTTTGGACTTAGATGGCTTCTACGTAGGCTTAACATATATCCCAACGCATACTATAACTTTTTAAAAGACAGAAAAGCTAATTATCGAGAGCAAAAGACAATGACTCAACGAAAAATCGTTGAAATATATCATGCTACAAATGGAGTTCAAGGCTATCGAATGATGCGTGATTTACTAATTCCATATGGTTTTACATATTGTTATTCAACCATATATAAGTACATGTTTGAACTTGGATTAAGCTCGATAGTTCGTAAGAAAAAACCTATTTATAAAAAAGGAATACCAAATAAAATATTTCCGAATCTTCTGAATCAAAACTTTGATGTAGAACAGCCCAACATGGTATGGTGTACTGATTTCACCTACCTTCCACAAAAAGATGGGACAATGAGGTATAACTGTTCTATTATTGATTTGTATGATCGCTCAGCAGTAGCGACACTAGATGGAAATCATATAACTGCTGAACTTGGAATAGAGACATTGAAAATAGCAATCAAACGTCACAAACCACCAAGAGGGCTAATTTTGCATAGCGACCAAGGAAGTCAATTTACATCTAAAGAATTTAATGACTACTGCCAAAAGGCTCACATTCAGCAGAGCATGAGTCGTGCTGGATGCCCTTATGATAATGCGCCAATGGAACGCTTTTATAATACATTAAAGAACGAATTCTTTAACTTGTTTACATTTCAATCAGCTGATGAAATGGATAAAGGAATCTATGAGTTTGTGTATGGATGGTACAATCATGTGCGACCTCACACATACAATGGCGGTCTTCCACCTGCAGTAGCCAGAACTGCTGCATAA